A region from the Desulfoglaeba alkanexedens ALDC genome encodes:
- a CDS encoding HNH endonuclease, which translates to MSFSKDVVDLALVAAGRCCCICHKFCGVRIETHHIRPVSKGGDKSFENCIPLCFDCHAEVEHYNDQHPRGRKFSESELRKHRDTWFSKVEEMNTLTPLPHDAPQVIQAVSGKGNMVAGRDLNIRTERVVGKAVVQTDPGGKHISNTTARKIQDLVKDYIDIHTTAGKDTQRAAQRIWSSLRNEFNVTSYKEIPAQDSDRAIQWLQAQIAMARPKIRRRAPDKWKESLYKPIYARAGELGISKDDLYLLAQERLALKKPIRSMKELTQRDLQRLHHVMIYEVKKSGSKP; encoded by the coding sequence ATGAGCTTCTCAAAAGATGTCGTCGATTTGGCCCTTGTCGCTGCAGGACGCTGCTGTTGCATCTGCCACAAGTTCTGTGGCGTCAGGATCGAGACGCATCACATTCGGCCTGTTTCAAAAGGGGGAGACAAAAGCTTCGAGAACTGCATTCCCCTCTGTTTTGATTGCCACGCGGAGGTTGAACACTACAACGATCAGCATCCAAGAGGACGCAAGTTTTCCGAGAGCGAACTCCGGAAGCATCGTGACACATGGTTCTCGAAAGTCGAAGAGATGAATACGCTCACGCCGCTTCCCCACGATGCACCCCAGGTCATTCAGGCGGTTTCAGGAAAGGGCAACATGGTTGCCGGACGGGACTTGAACATCCGCACCGAGCGAGTGGTTGGCAAGGCGGTTGTCCAGACCGATCCGGGTGGCAAGCACATTTCAAACACGACAGCCCGCAAAATTCAGGACCTGGTGAAGGATTATATCGATATCCACACGACGGCGGGCAAAGACACGCAGCGAGCCGCGCAACGGATTTGGAGCAGCCTGAGAAACGAATTCAACGTGACCAGCTACAAGGAGATTCCCGCCCAGGATTCCGACCGCGCGATTCAATGGCTTCAGGCCCAGATCGCGATGGCAAGACCCAAAATCCGCAGGAGGGCCCCTGATAAATGGAAGGAGAGTCTATACAAGCCGATCTACGCACGCGCGGGCGAGCTTGGGATTTCCAAAGACGACCTCTATCTGCTGGCGCAAGAGCGATTGGCCCTCAAGAAACCGATCCGATCCATGAAGGAACTGACGCAGCGCGATCTTCAGCGGCTTCACCATGTTATGATCTATGAAGTCAAGAAGTCCGGGAGCAAGCCATGA